From one Jatrophihabitans sp. genomic stretch:
- a CDS encoding SDR family oxidoreductase produces the protein MRTLEQRAVLITGGGSGLGRAISRRLAAGGAHPVVADVDLKGAEETVRLVSDAGGSASSCLLDVTDPASVAEAIDTTAARFGERFDALVNNAGTDRGAGILDISDQQWQDVLAVNQSGPLYTTRQFLKTLGAEERRYPADVVNVISISAITVGADAAAYNSSKAALAMLTKIMQREAYEYRWPARIHGLMPSAMNTPMMDQWQLSQEVMMDPDTVASAVEFMLTLPPDTFVQNLVINSRREPGWPR, from the coding sequence ATGCGCACACTAGAGCAACGCGCGGTTCTGATCACCGGCGGTGGTAGCGGCCTCGGACGGGCGATCTCGCGACGGCTGGCTGCCGGGGGAGCGCATCCGGTGGTCGCCGACGTCGATCTCAAGGGCGCTGAGGAAACCGTCCGGCTGGTGTCTGACGCCGGGGGCAGTGCCTCGTCCTGCTTGCTGGACGTGACCGATCCGGCCAGTGTCGCCGAGGCGATCGACACCACCGCGGCCCGGTTCGGCGAGCGCTTCGACGCCCTGGTCAACAATGCCGGAACCGACCGGGGCGCCGGCATCCTCGATATCTCGGACCAGCAGTGGCAGGACGTGCTGGCCGTCAACCAGTCCGGCCCGCTGTACACCACCCGACAGTTCCTCAAGACCCTCGGCGCCGAGGAACGCCGCTATCCCGCTGACGTGGTCAACGTCATCTCGATCTCGGCGATCACCGTCGGCGCGGACGCGGCGGCCTACAACAGCTCCAAGGCCGCGCTGGCGATGCTCACCAAGATCATGCAGCGCGAGGCCTACGAGTACCGCTGGCCGGCTCGGATCCACGGCTTGATGCCCAGCGCCATGAACACCCCGATGATGGATCAGTGGCAGCTGTCCCAAGAGGTGATGATGGACCCGGACACCGTCGCCAGCGCGGTCGAATTCATGCTGACGCTGCCGCCGGACACCTTCGTGCAGAACCTGGTGATCAACTCCCGGCGAGAGCCCGGCTGGCCACGCTGA
- a CDS encoding GreA/GreB family elongation factor, translated as MTSTLPARTARKSTRKSAGVAPPAAESVPAPTATADAVEHAIRVRLDDLKAQCAEALAQYTPPGSCGDAADRCANVELAITIEDLQARITELELMLQAPKSLRQPRRAGRKSRPAGSVQVGSQVQLSFDGGRSRETFVLLPHELALGDDEVVTPNSPLGQALQGAVPGVQVSYRAANRTTITVEVIAVDGQEFTPQSAKSA; from the coding sequence ATGACTTCGACCCTTCCTGCTCGCACTGCCCGCAAGTCGACCCGCAAGTCCGCCGGCGTGGCGCCGCCCGCTGCCGAGTCCGTCCCAGCCCCGACCGCCACTGCTGATGCCGTCGAGCACGCGATCCGCGTCCGGCTGGACGACCTCAAGGCCCAGTGCGCCGAAGCGCTGGCCCAGTACACTCCGCCTGGCTCGTGCGGTGACGCCGCCGATCGGTGCGCCAACGTCGAGCTCGCGATCACCATCGAAGACCTGCAGGCCCGGATCACCGAGCTGGAGCTGATGCTGCAGGCGCCCAAGAGCCTGCGGCAGCCACGCCGCGCCGGCCGCAAGAGCCGGCCGGCCGGCTCCGTCCAGGTCGGCAGCCAGGTGCAGCTCAGCTTCGACGGCGGCCGCAGCCGCGAGACGTTCGTCCTGCTGCCGCACGAACTCGCCCTCGGCGACGACGAGGTGGTCACGCCCAACAGCCCGCTCGGGCAGGCGCTGCAGGGCGCGGTGCCCGGTGTCCAGGTCAGCTACCGGGCCGCCAACCGCACCACCATCACCGTGGAAGTCATCGCGGTCGACGGCCAGGAATTCACACCCCAGTCGGCCAAGTCGGCCTGA
- a CDS encoding STAS domain-containing protein, translating into MPTDFLAPDRDDARLEFALRVGGVDPERAIFFLAGHLLGSVCPGFENFTRSCVNGGTRRLRLDLADLQSLDMDGVNALLRVRELLTVSGGRLVLTNANAHVMSVLRMFAEPLLATETSVVLGAGTTRAAGQARSRQAGSRLARSRQSLAG; encoded by the coding sequence ATGCCCACCGACTTCTTAGCACCTGACCGCGACGACGCGAGACTGGAGTTCGCGCTCCGAGTCGGAGGCGTCGATCCCGAAAGGGCAATCTTCTTTCTCGCGGGCCACCTGCTCGGCTCGGTGTGCCCCGGCTTCGAGAACTTCACCCGCAGCTGTGTCAACGGCGGCACCCGGCGACTGCGCCTGGATCTGGCAGACCTGCAATCCCTTGACATGGACGGGGTGAACGCCCTGCTCAGAGTGCGCGAGCTGCTGACGGTCAGCGGTGGCCGGCTAGTGCTCACCAATGCCAACGCCCACGTCATGTCGGTGCTACGGATGTTCGCCGAGCCGTTGCTGGCCACCGAGACGTCGGTGGTGCTGGGCGCCGGGACGACCCGCGCAGCCGGGCAGGCCAGGTCACGGCAGGCCGGGTCACGGCTTGCCCGGTCCAGGCAGAGCCTGGCCGGCTGA
- a CDS encoding ATP-binding protein, whose protein sequence is MTSPSELSEFLARLSEKHSRLTAMAASEGSAEVSELMAEVADLGEQLLVADEELRAQHEQLAESRSKLEALNARNEQLFDASPQALVITDAYGIVLDLNRAASTLLAGLDGSNSRRPITSLFQSEHRRLIRAMITGARVEQSPQQGEVELAGDGEGIGVSVRVQAFQHSLTDQHLLRWELTLAAPALAVVTSLPDRVTSLPDRVTRAAQDTGRDAGSDTGRDAGSDTGSGAAELFPGSGAAELFPGDDETMTMLRQFDWAASPLGPVRQWPAELRAAVRTVLASKAPMLIWWGPQLIQLYNDAYRPLLGDKHPAALGQPAAECWAEIWPAVGARAMSVLAGDGASYFENELLFLQRAGYQEETYWTYSYSPISGDSGQVLGVLVVVSEVTHQQVANRWMQTIRELGALSVTAPETPDDVCEQALQVLASNRASIPFAAVYALAEDGRATLRGCYGLSPDSAPLPAELPAADASAPLGRVLSTGVAEFSDPAGVAPGLVLQSSPLGPAVPDTVWVQPVWLSGRAQPHAVLVMGANPYRAPDEAFLRFLDLAARQFGIELSDAMAYAGEHRRAEAFAQLDQAKTRFFENISHEFRTPLTLMMGPIQALLDDPDVNLPPDRRADVASARRAVLRLSRLVDTLLEFARAEADELHANLELTDLAQLSTDVASMFRSVVEEAGLKLVVDTAAVSEPIAVDPEMVNKILLNLLSNAVKFTRRGTIHLRLEEGGDEVRLTVTDTGLGISAEELPRVFERFHQVPVRGARSREGAGIGLSLVSDLARAHGGEVSVRSELGSGSEFTVRLPRVAVGPHREPVAGGISTVAPAFIAEAHTWSATQSEPAPTEPARQSEPADPTVLPAGRILLVEDNVDMRDYLSRLLRADGWQVEAVGSVDEALAAGAVPDLVLSDVMLPDRSGVELIKLMRANPMLMRIPAILLTARAGAESAAEGLRAGADDYIVKPFAAPELLARVRTHYELAKLREYALNRAEDKVANLERALASNRQIGAAMGILMTRLKLTDEQAFDLLRKTSQNRHRKLRDIAEEVTITGELPSHLSG, encoded by the coding sequence ATGACATCGCCATCCGAACTCTCGGAGTTCCTTGCTCGGCTGAGCGAGAAGCACTCCCGGCTCACCGCGATGGCTGCTTCAGAGGGAAGCGCCGAGGTCAGCGAGCTGATGGCCGAGGTGGCCGACCTGGGTGAGCAGTTGCTGGTGGCCGATGAGGAGCTTCGCGCCCAGCACGAGCAGCTGGCCGAGTCGCGCTCGAAGCTCGAAGCGCTGAACGCTCGCAACGAGCAACTGTTCGACGCCTCACCGCAGGCCCTGGTGATCACCGACGCCTACGGCATCGTGCTGGACCTCAACCGGGCCGCCTCGACGCTGCTGGCCGGCCTGGACGGCTCCAACAGCCGGCGTCCGATCACCTCGCTGTTCCAGTCCGAACACCGGCGCTTGATCCGCGCGATGATCACCGGCGCCCGGGTCGAGCAGTCCCCGCAGCAGGGCGAGGTGGAGCTGGCCGGCGACGGAGAAGGCATCGGCGTCTCGGTGCGGGTTCAGGCCTTTCAGCACTCGCTGACCGATCAGCACCTGCTGCGCTGGGAGCTCACCCTCGCCGCGCCTGCGCTGGCAGTGGTCACCTCGCTGCCCGACCGGGTCACCTCGCTGCCCGACCGGGTCACCCGCGCCGCCCAGGACACCGGCAGGGACGCGGGCAGCGACACCGGCAGGGACGCGGGCAGCGACACCGGCAGCGGCGCCGCGGAGCTGTTCCCCGGCAGCGGCGCCGCGGAGCTGTTCCCCGGCGATGACGAGACCATGACGATGCTGCGCCAGTTCGACTGGGCGGCCAGCCCGCTCGGCCCGGTGCGGCAGTGGCCCGCGGAGTTGCGGGCGGCGGTGCGCACCGTGCTGGCGTCCAAGGCGCCGATGCTGATCTGGTGGGGCCCGCAGCTGATCCAGCTCTACAACGACGCCTACCGCCCGTTGCTCGGCGACAAGCACCCGGCCGCTCTCGGCCAGCCGGCTGCCGAGTGCTGGGCCGAGATCTGGCCCGCGGTCGGCGCCCGGGCGATGAGCGTGCTGGCCGGTGACGGGGCCAGCTACTTCGAGAACGAACTGCTGTTCCTCCAGCGCGCCGGCTACCAGGAGGAGACCTACTGGACCTACTCCTACAGCCCGATCAGCGGCGACTCCGGCCAGGTGCTGGGGGTCCTCGTCGTCGTCAGCGAGGTGACCCACCAGCAGGTGGCGAACCGGTGGATGCAGACGATCCGCGAGCTCGGAGCGCTGTCGGTGACCGCGCCGGAGACACCTGACGATGTCTGCGAGCAGGCGCTGCAGGTGCTGGCGAGCAACCGCGCGAGCATCCCGTTCGCGGCTGTCTACGCCCTTGCCGAGGACGGTCGGGCCACGCTGCGGGGATGCTACGGCCTGTCTCCCGACAGCGCCCCGCTGCCGGCCGAGCTGCCGGCCGCGGACGCCTCGGCACCGCTCGGCCGGGTGCTCAGCACCGGGGTAGCCGAATTCAGCGACCCGGCCGGCGTGGCGCCGGGCCTGGTGTTGCAGTCCTCGCCACTGGGTCCCGCCGTTCCCGACACCGTCTGGGTGCAACCCGTCTGGCTCAGCGGGCGTGCGCAGCCGCACGCGGTGCTGGTGATGGGGGCCAATCCCTACCGCGCCCCCGACGAGGCCTTCCTGCGGTTCCTGGATCTGGCCGCCCGCCAGTTCGGTATAGAGCTCAGCGACGCGATGGCCTATGCCGGCGAGCACCGTCGAGCCGAGGCCTTCGCCCAGCTGGACCAGGCCAAGACCCGGTTCTTCGAGAACATCAGCCACGAGTTCCGTACACCGCTCACGCTGATGATGGGCCCGATCCAGGCCTTGCTCGACGATCCGGACGTCAACCTGCCGCCGGACCGCCGGGCCGATGTGGCCTCGGCGCGGCGGGCGGTGCTGCGCCTGAGCAGGCTGGTGGACACGCTGCTCGAGTTCGCGCGGGCCGAGGCCGACGAGCTGCACGCCAACCTCGAGTTGACCGACCTGGCGCAGTTGAGCACCGACGTGGCCAGCATGTTCCGCTCAGTGGTGGAAGAGGCCGGTCTGAAGCTGGTGGTGGACACCGCCGCGGTGTCCGAACCGATCGCCGTCGACCCCGAGATGGTCAACAAGATCCTGCTGAACCTGCTGTCCAACGCGGTGAAGTTCACCCGGCGGGGCACCATCCACCTCCGGCTGGAAGAAGGCGGCGACGAGGTCCGCTTGACGGTCACCGACACCGGTCTCGGGATCTCGGCAGAGGAGTTGCCGCGGGTCTTCGAGCGGTTCCACCAGGTGCCCGTTCGGGGCGCGCGCAGCCGTGAGGGGGCCGGCATCGGCCTGTCCCTGGTGAGTGACCTGGCTCGCGCGCACGGTGGCGAGGTGAGCGTGCGCAGCGAGCTGGGCAGCGGCAGCGAGTTCACCGTGCGGCTCCCCCGGGTCGCGGTCGGGCCGCATCGGGAACCGGTCGCCGGTGGCATCTCCACCGTCGCGCCGGCCTTCATCGCCGAGGCGCACACCTGGTCGGCCACCCAGAGCGAACCCGCTCCGACCGAGCCCGCCCGGCAGTCCGAGCCGGCTGACCCCACTGTGCTGCCGGCCGGCCGGATCCTGCTGGTCGAGGACAACGTCGACATGCGTGACTACCTCAGCCGGTTGCTGCGCGCCGACGGCTGGCAGGTCGAGGCAGTCGGCTCGGTGGACGAGGCACTCGCCGCCGGGGCGGTGCCGGACCTGGTGCTCTCCGATGTGATGCTGCCCGACCGCAGCGGCGTCGAGCTGATCAAGCTGATGCGCGCCAACCCGATGCTGATGCGGATTCCGGCGATCCTGCTCACTGCCCGGGCCGGAGCCGAGTCGGCTGCCGAGGGGCTGCGAGCCGGCGCCGATGACTACATCGTCAAGCCGTTCGCCGCCCCCGAGCTGCTGGCCCGGGTCCGCACCCATTACGAGCTGGCCAAGCTCCGGGAGTACGCGCTCAACCGGGCCGAGGACAAGGTCGCCAACCTGGAGCGGGCGCTGGCCAGCAACCGGCAGATCGGCGCCGCGATGGGCATCCTGATGACCAGGTTGAAGCTGACCGATGAGCAGGCTTTCGACTTGCTGCGCAAGACAAGTCAGAACCGGCACCGCAAGCTGCGTGATATCGCCGAAGAGGTGACGATCACCGGAGAGCTGCCGTCGCACCTGTCGGGGTAG